GGCGGGGCGAGTGTGCTGCGGGCGGCGTTCCCGGGCGACGTCCTGGCCCTGCTCGCGCTTCCGGGGTCCGTCGCGGGCGACCCCATCCGCGCGGTCCAGGAGGCGTTCCGTACGGCCGCCGACCCCGGCCTGACGGTCGCGGTCGGGCACGCGGTCGAGGCCGGGAGCGGGTGGCTGCGCTGGAGCGACACGTTGCGGGCGGCCCGTACGACGCTGGAGCTGGCGCTGACGGTCCCGGCGGCCGAACCCGCCGTCCCCGAGGGCCCGTTGGTGACCTCGGCGCGAGCGCTGGCCCTGGAACGGGAGCTGACGCGCGGCGGCGTCGACGCGAACCGGGACCGGTTGGCGCGGCTGGTGCAGCACGCGCTGGGGCCGCTGCTCGCGTGGGAGGCGGCGCACCCGAGCGACCTGGTGCGGACGCTCGAAGTGCATCTGCGGCACGGCTGCTCGCCGACGCGGACGGCGGCCCTGCTGCACATCGGCCGCCAGTCCCTCTACCAGCGGCTGGAACGCATCGAGTCGTTGCTCGGCCTGGAGATCGACGACCCGGATCTGCTGGGGAGTTGCTGGCGGCGGTGTGCGCGCATCGGGTGGTGCGGGGGATGGGGGCGGCTCAGGTGCGTGGGTTGCGGACGGTGGCCTAGAACTCGCCCTGGCGGAGGGTGACTTGGCTGGGCCCGTTGAAGGGTGCGTAGCAGGTCACGGTGGGTGGGGTGCGCAGGGTGTCGTCCTCGGTGAACAGTTTCCGTACGGCGTCGAAGGCGACCTCGCCGCTGACGGCCGGGGCGACACGGTCGTAGAACGCGCGGGAGGACTCCGGCAACGGTTCCCCGGGCTTGCCCTCGTCCTCGCTCCAGACGTCCCAGAGCAGGGTCTCCACCTTGTTCAGGGCGGCGAGGTCGAGGCGGATGTTGCCCGCGACGAATCGTTCGCCCCAGAACGGGCCCTCCTCCGGTCGGTGCAGTCCGAAGGTCGTCGGGTCGGCGCCGCCCGTGCGGATGGCCTGCCAGGCCTCGCCGGCGACGAGGAAACGGTCGCGGGGTACGTCCATGGGGTCGAAGTCCGCGTTCCAGTGGGCGGTGACGGTCGGATCGGTGAGCTGGGAGTCGGCGAGGAGCCAGCCGCGGTCGTCGGTCCAGTACTCGGTGACGACGTGGTCGCCGTGGAAGAGCTGGGAGGCGTCGGTGCCGGGCGCGTTGAAGTAGTCGGCGAAGCCGGAGCGGATGCGGGCCGGGATGCCGAGGTGCCGCAGGAACGAGCAGTGCAGGAGTGAGAAGTCCCGGCACACTCCGACGAACCGGTCGCCGGGTTCGCGGCGCAGGGTGAGTGGGGTGGCGTTGCGTTCGGTGATGATCCGCAGGATGTCGTCGATGTAGCGGGTCTCGGCGTCGTTGTGGAGGCGGTCGGTGGGGTGGGTGTGGTCGTAGAAGCCGTCTTCGAGGCGGTGGATGAGCAAGTCGCGGGTGATGCGGGCGAGTTGGGTCGGGTCGCGGGGGAGGGCCGCGTAGCGGTGGGCGAGGGTGCCGGGAGTGGAGTACGTGCTCTGGGTGGCGTAGAAGGCGAGGTCCGCGGTGAGGGGCATGGCACCTGACCGTGTCAAAATTCGCCCTGGATTGTCCAGAGTTGCTTCAGTTCGGGTTCGCGGCGACCGAGCGCCAGATGCGGTCCGGGAGGACGCGGGCGGCCTCGTCCAGGTCGAGTTCGACGTCGTCGATGCCGGAGAGCCAGCGGCGGACCACGCCGACCAGCGGGCCCAGGACCAGGGACTCCAGCAGGGGTGGCGACAGCGGGGCCAACTCGCCCGAATCCACGTGGGATTGGACCCAGGTGGCGAACACCGAGAGTCTGGCCTCCTGGGAGTCGCGGAGTTCTCTGGCCTGGATCATGTTCCGCTGGTCGGTTCTGGCGGAGTGCAACAGCAGGGCGGCGTCCCGGTGTTCGCGGACGAAGGCGAGATGCGTCCGTACGATCGCGCGGATGCCGGTGCGGGCGGTGCGGGTCGCCTGGAGCGCGGTGATCAACTCACCCAGTAGTCGGCTCAGCCAGCGCTCCGTCAGGGCGTCGACCAGGCCGTCCAGGCTGCCGAAGTGGTGGTACAGGCTGCCGAGGCTGACACCGCTGGCCTTGGTCACGGCGTTCACGGTCAGGCCCTGCTCGCCCTGCTCCGCGAACAGGCGCAGCGCGGCGTCGAGGAGCAGGTCTGCGGTGACCTCGCCGCGTTGTTGCTTGGGGCTCATGCGGGGCAGCCTATTGGGAACTCGGTTCTAGAGTGAATTTCTAGAGCAGATTTCTGGAATCCTCTTCCGGTCTGGTCATCCGGCGGTCCAGACTTGGTGGTGGCCGGGCCCGCGTCCGTCCGTCTCGGGGGATACGGATGGCCGTGGGTCCGGTGGGCTTTGTGTGGGGGTGCATAAGATCGGCCGCATGGCGCTGCGTCCCGTTCAGGTGAATATCAAGGCCGTTGACGGTTTGGCGGTGGGGCGGTTCTGGGGGGAGGCGCTCGGCTGGAGTGTCTTCAGCCCTGGTGTGACCACGTACATCGGCCCGGGTGGCGGCCTTGTCTGGCCCGAGCCGGTCGGTCTCGGTATCGATGTCGTGCCGGTTCCGGAAGTGAAGGCGTCGACGAAGAACCGGCTGCACCTCGATCTCGCCACCACGTCTACGGCCCACCAGGCGGAGTTGGTCGCGCGTCTACGGTCGCTCGGCGCGGCGCCCGTCGATGTGGGGCAGGGGGATGTGCCGTGGACCGTGCTCGGTGATCCGGAGGGCAACGAGTTCTGTGTGCTGGAACCCCGGGAGATCTATCGGGACACCGGGCCGATCGCTGCGGTGGTCGTCGACTGCTTGGATCCTTGGGCCATGGCGCGGTTCTGGGGCGAGGCGTTGGACTGGGCTGTTCTTGAAGTGTCCGACGGCCAGGCCTCGTTGCGTTCCGCCGAGGGTGTCGGGCCGTATCTGGAGTTCCTGCGCGTGCCTGGGGTGAAGGCCGTACCTGATCGCGTCCATCTTGATCTGATGCCGTCTCCCGGTGACGACAGGGCGGCGGAGGTGGAGCGGGTGAAGGGGCTTGGGGCGAGCGATCTGGATCTCGGGCAGGGGGATGTTCCGTGGACGTGTCTGACTGATCCGGAAGGTCACGAATTCTGCGTTCTGGCGCTGTCCTGACCACTCGCTTCTTGGCCAGTGTCGGGCTTCCGCGGCCCGAGTAAAGGGCGCTCCCTGCGGTCGCGTCGCCTGCGGCGATGGCCCTGCGGGCCACCCTTGACTAGGGCCGCTCCAGCCCGTTTGAGAAGCGAGCGAGTGGCCCGGAGGAATGGGGGGCCAGGTACCTATGCCCATGCCTGAACTGCGTTGCCGGCCGGTGTGAAGGGACG
The nucleotide sequence above comes from Streptomyces sp. N50. Encoded proteins:
- a CDS encoding PucR family transcriptional regulator is translated as MPALTLREVLALDPVRAAEPQLLAGEAALDRPVRWVHSSEVYEGANFLDGGELLLTNGFGLTDTDAEIRRRYVRELAARGASGLAVEIGRSLPTMPEEVTDEARRLGLPLLALHRVVPFVRITEAANRAIVARGLSGRSVVRPWGDDHTAALLADLADRAALNQPEVEARSALAGFHPGPGARLIGVSVHGAREVTAVDRAVRLLGGASVLRAAFPGDVLALLALPGSVAGDPIRAVQEAFRTAADPGLTVAVGHAVEAGSGWLRWSDTLRAARTTLELALTVPAAEPAVPEGPLVTSARALALERELTRGGVDANRDRLARLVQHALGPLLAWEAAHPSDLVRTLEVHLRHGCSPTRTAALLHIGRQSLYQRLERIESLLGLEIDDPDLLGSCWRRCARIGWCGGWGRLRCVGCGRWPRTRPGGG
- a CDS encoding transglutaminase-like domain-containing protein, translating into MPLTADLAFYATQSTYSTPGTLAHRYAALPRDPTQLARITRDLLIHRLEDGFYDHTHPTDRLHNDAETRYIDDILRIITERNATPLTLRREPGDRFVGVCRDFSLLHCSFLRHLGIPARIRSGFADYFNAPGTDASQLFHGDHVVTEYWTDDRGWLLADSQLTDPTVTAHWNADFDPMDVPRDRFLVAGEAWQAIRTGGADPTTFGLHRPEEGPFWGERFVAGNIRLDLAALNKVETLLWDVWSEDEGKPGEPLPESSRAFYDRVAPAVSGEVAFDAVRKLFTEDDTLRTPPTVTCYAPFNGPSQVTLRQGEF
- a CDS encoding TetR/AcrR family transcriptional regulator; this translates as MSPKQQRGEVTADLLLDAALRLFAEQGEQGLTVNAVTKASGVSLGSLYHHFGSLDGLVDALTERWLSRLLGELITALQATRTARTGIRAIVRTHLAFVREHRDAALLLHSARTDQRNMIQARELRDSQEARLSVFATWVQSHVDSGELAPLSPPLLESLVLGPLVGVVRRWLSGIDDVELDLDEAARVLPDRIWRSVAANPN
- a CDS encoding VOC family protein — its product is MALRPVQVNIKAVDGLAVGRFWGEALGWSVFSPGVTTYIGPGGGLVWPEPVGLGIDVVPVPEVKASTKNRLHLDLATTSTAHQAELVARLRSLGAAPVDVGQGDVPWTVLGDPEGNEFCVLEPREIYRDTGPIAAVVVDCLDPWAMARFWGEALDWAVLEVSDGQASLRSAEGVGPYLEFLRVPGVKAVPDRVHLDLMPSPGDDRAAEVERVKGLGASDLDLGQGDVPWTCLTDPEGHEFCVLALS